One window of Leptospira yasudae genomic DNA carries:
- a CDS encoding motility protein A → MNPTLVGLSVAFFSVLIAILLEGAHFLSFFKVSALLLIIGGTAGATFASFSLEQIKDLILNLQTSVFPRRKLPLGELFLDFAERARKNGLLSLEDNLKSIQDPFLQRGIQLIVDGTDPRAVEEILFESALAMEDKEANSAKILETAGGFSPTVGIIGTVMGLVGVLENLGAGTRALGEGIATAFIATFYGIAFANLLFFPLANRIKSWSKEQSDRRQAIIRGVIALQSGDNRRILMERMTPFIGG, encoded by the coding sequence ATGAATCCTACGCTCGTCGGCCTTTCCGTCGCATTCTTTTCGGTCTTGATCGCGATTCTTTTGGAAGGAGCCCATTTCTTATCGTTCTTCAAGGTTTCCGCTCTTTTACTCATCATCGGCGGAACTGCGGGCGCGACCTTTGCGAGTTTCTCCCTCGAACAAATCAAGGATCTCATTTTAAATCTGCAAACATCCGTATTCCCCCGACGCAAACTTCCCCTTGGAGAACTCTTTCTGGATTTTGCCGAACGCGCACGTAAGAACGGACTTCTTTCTCTCGAGGACAATCTCAAGTCGATTCAAGATCCGTTTTTGCAAAGAGGAATTCAACTCATCGTGGACGGAACCGATCCGCGCGCGGTCGAGGAAATTCTTTTCGAATCCGCGCTCGCGATGGAAGACAAGGAAGCGAACTCGGCAAAGATTTTGGAAACCGCGGGAGGATTTTCTCCTACGGTCGGGATCATCGGAACCGTCATGGGTTTGGTCGGAGTTCTGGAAAACTTGGGCGCGGGAACGCGCGCACTCGGAGAAGGAATCGCGACCGCGTTCATCGCGACCTTTTACGGAATCGCATTCGCGAACTTACTCTTCTTCCCTCTTGCAAACCGAATCAAGTCCTGGTCCAAGGAACAATCCGATCGCAGACAAGCGATCATCCGAGGAGTCATCGCTCTGCAAAGCGGAGACAACCGTCGGATTCTTATGGAAAGAATGACCCCGTTTATCGGCGGTTGA